ATGATGCAGGAACCACTAGCAGGCTATTGGGGCTTGGGATGTTGCCTCCGGGTAGGTTTGAGAAATGCACAAGCATTCTATGGGATatatttcaaagagatatCTTGTTTGAACTGTCAAGTATCTTATTACCGATTGAGCTGGAGTTTGCCAATGGACATCGTGAAAAGAGTAACATTCATCGTCAGGCAGACTCTATTCTTTACAACGGAGGAGAGAAAATACATACTTTTACAAACACCCTTATTCATCCCGAGATTAGCGGAAGTGCTCCTAAACTACCGAGAAAGGACACAATGGGGAGCTTGGGTGAATGGAGCGACTTGAACATTCATGACACACTATTGCTTGTATTTCGGGACCACGTTATAATTCCGCTCTATGAAATGAATcgaaaatttgaagagaGAGATGACCCTGATGTGAGTTTCCAAAGGAGCGTCCGGGGCCGTGCGGGAAAGAACGGCACCAAGTATGGTTCCCTTGTTGATATGGAAGAATACCGGGATGCTGCCTCTCTTGTGCAGTGCTTTCAGCGTGTATGCGGTGTTGCTACCAATGatacaaatcaaaaacttgtGGAGAACCTTCTCCAACAGCTCAAGATGTTGGTCTCTGATCTTGAGCATCGTATTCATGCTGGCACGTGACATCTTTTTTATTCCCTGTTTGTATGttgtcctttttttttttttttttctggaaAGTTCTCTTATTGAAATACAAAGTTCCGAGTACGGACcaaagatttggattttctCGAGGTGCGCCTTGTATAAAAACAAGCGAGGGATCTCTCTACATGTTTCTGTGGAGAAACCACTCATGATGGTAGAAAGACCTCCAGTTTTGTCAGGTACATTTTCCAAGCTTACACGTTTTAGTTTGTTCTATAACTAGATATACAATGTTAAGATTTgcatcatcttcctctcTTAGACAATCTCTAAAGCAAACCACCCAAATTAGAACCATCGCACATAAGGAACTTAAGTTTGGTGTCGAAGGTAGAGCTGCACTTTTGAAGGGTGTTGAAACATTAGCAGACGCTGTTTCTGTCACCTTAGGTCCAAAGGGTAGAAACGTTCTTATTGAACAACCATTTGGTGCTCCTAAGATTACCAAGGATGGTGTTACTGTTGCTAAGTCCATTGTTTTGAAGGAtaagtttgaaaacttgGGTGCCAAGCTTTTACAGGATGTTGCCTCCAAGACAAATGAATCTGCCGGTGATGGTACCACTTCTGCTACCGTCTTGGGTAAATCTATTTTCTCTGAATCTGTCAAGAATGTTGCTGCTGGCTGTAACCCAATGGATTTGAGAAGAGGTTCTCAAGCTGCAGTTGAATCTGtcattgatttcttatCACAGCACAAGAGAGAAGTCACCACCTCAGCTGAAATTGCACAAGTTGCTACTATCTCTGCAAACGGTGACTCTCATATCGGTAACATGTTGGCTAGCGCAATGGAAAAAGTCGGTAAGGAAGGTGTTATCACCATCAAGGAAGGTAAGACTTTAGAAGATGAATTGGAAGTAACTGAAGGTATGAGATTTGACAGGGGTTACATCTCTCCTTACTTTATCACCGATGCTAAATCTGGTAAGGtggaatttgaaaaccCATTACTATTATTGTCTGAAAAGAAGATTTCCTCAATTCAAGACATCCTACCTTCGTTGGAAATTTCTAACAAAATGAGAAGACCACTTTTGATTCTGGCTGAAGACATTGATGGCGAAGCTTTAGCTGCATGTATCTTAAACAAATTAAGAGGACAAGTCCAAGTTGCTTGTGTCAAGGCGCCAGGTTTTGGTGATAACAGAAAAAACATTCTAGGTGATATTGCTATTCTATCCGGTGGTACCGTTTTCACTGAGGAATTGGACATCAAGCCTGAAAACGCCACCCCAGAACTGTTAGGTTCTGCGGGCGCAATCACCATTACTAAAGAGGACACTGTTATCTTAAACGGTGCAGGTTCTAAGGATGTCATCCAACAAAGATGCGAACAAATTAGAGGTGCTATTGAAGATGCAAGCACTTCTGATTacgaaaaggaaaagttACATGAAAGATTAGCAAAGCTTTCTGGTGGTGTTGCTGTCATTAGAGTTGGTGGTTCTtctgaagttgaagttggtGAAAAGAAGGATAGATATGATGATGCGCTATGTGCAACCAGAGCTGCTGTTGAGGAAGGAATTTTGCCAGGTGGTGGTACTGCATTAATAAAGGCAACTCAAGTGTTGGACTCTGTCAAGactgaaaactttgatcAAAAGTTGGGTGTTGACATTATCAAGGCTGCAATCACTAAACCAGCTAAGAGGATTGTTGAAAACGCTGGTGGTGAAGGATccgttgttgttggtaaGTTATTGGACCAATATGCTGATGAATTCAACGTTGGTTTCGACTCTTCCAAGGGTGA
The window above is part of the Pichia kudriavzevii chromosome 1, complete sequence genome. Proteins encoded here:
- a CDS encoding uncharacterized protein (PKUD0A01660; similar to Saccharomyces cerevisiae YLR259C (HSP60); ancestral locus Anc_6.47), which codes for MLRFASSSSLRQSLKQTTQIRTIAHKELKFGVEGRAALLKGVETLADAVSVTLGPKGRNVLIEQPFGAPKITKDGVTVAKSIVLKDKFENLGAKLLQDVASKTNESAGDGTTSATVLGKSIFSESVKNVAAGCNPMDLRRGSQAAVESVIDFLSQHKREVTTSAEIAQVATISANGDSHIGNMLASAMEKVGKEGVITIKEGKTLEDELEVTEGMRFDRGYISPYFITDAKSGKVEFENPLLLLSEKKISSIQDILPSLEISNKMRRPLLILAEDIDGEALAACILNKLRGQVQVACVKAPGFGDNRKNILGDIAILSGGTVFTEELDIKPENATPELLGSAGAITITKEDTVILNGAGSKDVIQQRCEQIRGAIEDASTSDYEKEKLHERLAKLSGGVAVIRVGGSSEVEVGEKKDRYDDALCATRAAVEEGILPGGGTALIKATQVLDSVKTENFDQKLGVDIIKAAITKPAKRIVENAGGEGSVVVGKLLDQYADEFNVGFDSSKGEYVDMIEAGIIDPFKVVKNGLVDAAGVASLLATTECAIVDVPEPKGPAAAAAPGMGGMPGMF